In a single window of the Actinomycetota bacterium genome:
- a CDS encoding ABC transporter ATP-binding protein: MIELDRVTKRFRSGVVAVDELSLTVPTGSITVLVGSSGSGKTTVLRMINRLVEPTSGTIRLGGRDVREVPVHELRRGIGYVIQQIGLFPHRSVLENVTTVPRLLGWDRERCRRRALELLELVGIDAALAPRYPRQLSGGQQQRVGVARALAADPPVLLMDEPFGAVDPVVRTQLQLDLVALQRELRKTVVFVTHDVHEALLVGDRIAVLAPGGVLQQDATPASLLADPANEFVAGFLGNERRIALLGLVEAGEVAVDPLASLPAGVDPASLPRVGPRATARNLLDSALGSPGGAVVVLDEAGSPSGVVRFDALTDAIARLHAGSAAAGGGPR, encoded by the coding sequence GTGATCGAGCTGGACCGCGTGACGAAGCGGTTCCGGAGCGGCGTCGTGGCGGTAGACGAGCTCAGCCTGACGGTGCCGACCGGTTCGATCACCGTGCTCGTCGGGTCGTCGGGCTCGGGCAAGACCACCGTGCTGCGGATGATCAACCGCCTCGTCGAGCCCACCTCGGGAACGATCAGGCTCGGTGGACGTGACGTGCGTGAGGTGCCCGTGCACGAACTGCGCCGCGGCATCGGCTACGTCATCCAGCAGATCGGGCTGTTCCCCCACCGGAGCGTGCTCGAGAACGTCACCACCGTGCCGAGGCTGCTCGGATGGGACCGCGAGCGTTGTCGACGCCGTGCGTTGGAGCTGCTCGAGCTGGTCGGCATCGACGCCGCCCTCGCGCCGCGCTACCCGAGGCAGCTGAGCGGCGGCCAGCAGCAGCGCGTCGGCGTGGCCCGCGCGTTGGCCGCCGATCCGCCGGTGCTGCTGATGGACGAGCCCTTCGGCGCCGTCGATCCCGTCGTGCGCACACAGCTCCAGCTCGACCTCGTGGCCTTGCAGCGTGAGCTGCGCAAGACCGTCGTGTTCGTCACCCACGACGTCCACGAGGCGCTGCTCGTCGGTGACCGCATCGCCGTACTGGCCCCCGGAGGCGTCCTGCAGCAGGACGCCACGCCCGCGTCACTGCTCGCCGACCCGGCGAACGAGTTCGTGGCCGGCTTCCTCGGCAACGAGCGCCGCATCGCCTTGCTCGGGCTCGTCGAGGCGGGGGAGGTTGCCGTCGATCCGCTCGCCAGCCTGCCCGCCGGCGTCGACCCCGCGTCGCTGCCGCGCGTCGGCCCGCGGGCGACGGCCAGGAACCTGCTCGACTCGGCGCTCGGCTCGCCAGGCGGTGCGGTCGTCGTCCTCGACGAAGCGGGGTCCCCGAGCGGGGTGGTCCGGTTCGACGCGCTCACCGACGCGATCGCGCGTCTGCACGCCGGTTCGGCCGCGGCCGGAGGTGGGCCGAGGTGA
- a CDS encoding copper-translocating P-type ATPase, giving the protein MAGSPTSASRQVDLSVTGMTCAACAARIEKRLSRLDGVEVASVNYATEQAAVRYDPDTLSPSDLVAAVEAIGYGALPAENGSPGGAPGTVGGDGNAGEQLTPAELAGEARAADLRQRLVVSALLSAPVLLMSMVRPLQFDNWQWLALTLTAPVAVWGAWPFHRAAWMNLRHRSTTMDTLVSLGVIAAFGWSVWALFFGDAGMPGMTMDMNLVPERGHGGSGSDEIYLEVAATLVTFLLAGRYFEARARRRAGAALRALLHLGAKDAAVLRDGIEVRVPIGQLAVGDRFVVRPGEKIASDGEVVDGASAVDVSMLTGESVPVEVAAGSAVTGGTVNVGGRLVVRTTRVGSDTVLAQMARLVAEAQSGKAQVQRLADRVSAVFVPIVIGLSILTLVVWLAVDGDVTAAFTAAVAVLIIACPCALGLATPTALLVGTGRGAQLGIVIKGPEVLEATRRIDVVVLDKTGTVTTGDMRLVEVVAAPGVDRGELLGAVAGVEAASEHPIGRAIAAAGSAELAGRGLPPVENFASRAGFGVEGSVAGRFVTVGRPGAIADRGLVLPEELAEAVDAAERAGRTVVVADWDAEVRGVLVVADMPKPTSRSAVEMLRSLGLRVVLLTGDNARTAAAVAADVGIAAADVISEVLPADKVNLVRALQSEGSVVAMVGDGVNDAAALAQADLGVAMGTGADAAIEASDLTIVSGDLRSAADAIRLARRTLATIKGNLFWAFAYNVAALPLAAFGLLNPVIAGLAMALSSVFVVSNSLRLRRFRSAVAG; this is encoded by the coding sequence ATGGCCGGTTCACCTACCAGCGCTTCGCGCCAAGTCGATCTGTCCGTCACGGGCATGACCTGTGCGGCCTGCGCGGCGCGGATCGAGAAGCGGTTGAGCCGCCTCGACGGTGTCGAGGTTGCGTCGGTGAACTACGCCACCGAGCAGGCAGCGGTGCGGTACGACCCGGACACCCTGTCGCCGTCCGACCTCGTCGCCGCCGTCGAGGCGATCGGGTACGGGGCACTGCCTGCCGAGAACGGATCGCCAGGTGGCGCCCCGGGCACGGTTGGTGGCGACGGGAACGCCGGCGAGCAGCTCACTCCGGCCGAGCTCGCGGGTGAGGCCCGCGCCGCCGACCTGCGCCAGCGCCTAGTGGTCAGCGCGCTCCTGAGCGCACCTGTGCTCCTCATGTCGATGGTCAGGCCCTTGCAGTTCGACAACTGGCAATGGCTGGCCCTGACGCTGACCGCGCCGGTGGCGGTGTGGGGCGCGTGGCCGTTCCACCGTGCCGCCTGGATGAACCTGCGGCACCGCTCGACGACGATGGACACCCTCGTCTCGCTCGGCGTCATCGCCGCCTTCGGGTGGAGCGTGTGGGCGTTGTTCTTCGGCGACGCCGGTATGCCGGGGATGACGATGGACATGAACCTGGTGCCCGAGCGCGGCCACGGGGGATCGGGGAGCGACGAGATCTATCTCGAGGTGGCGGCGACGCTCGTCACCTTCTTGCTCGCCGGGCGCTACTTCGAGGCGCGAGCCCGGCGCCGCGCGGGGGCGGCGTTGCGTGCGCTGCTCCACCTCGGGGCGAAGGACGCGGCGGTGTTGCGCGACGGCATCGAGGTACGGGTGCCGATCGGCCAGCTCGCAGTCGGCGACCGGTTCGTCGTGAGGCCGGGGGAGAAGATCGCGAGCGACGGCGAGGTCGTCGACGGGGCGAGTGCCGTCGACGTCAGCATGCTCACCGGCGAGAGCGTTCCCGTCGAGGTCGCCGCCGGGTCGGCCGTGACCGGCGGCACCGTCAACGTCGGCGGTCGACTGGTCGTGAGGACGACGAGGGTCGGCAGCGACACCGTGCTCGCGCAGATGGCTCGCCTGGTGGCCGAGGCACAGTCGGGGAAGGCACAGGTGCAGCGCCTCGCCGACCGGGTCAGCGCGGTGTTCGTGCCGATCGTCATCGGGCTCAGCATTCTCACGCTCGTGGTCTGGCTCGCCGTCGACGGCGACGTGACCGCGGCCTTCACCGCTGCCGTCGCCGTGCTGATCATCGCCTGCCCGTGCGCGCTCGGCCTCGCGACACCGACGGCGCTGCTCGTCGGCACCGGGCGCGGCGCTCAGCTCGGCATCGTCATCAAGGGCCCCGAGGTGCTCGAGGCGACGCGTCGCATCGACGTCGTCGTGCTGGACAAGACGGGCACGGTCACCACCGGTGACATGCGGCTGGTCGAGGTCGTGGCGGCCCCGGGAGTCGACCGTGGCGAGCTGCTGGGCGCCGTCGCCGGGGTGGAAGCGGCTAGCGAGCATCCGATCGGGCGGGCGATCGCCGCCGCGGGAAGCGCAGAGCTGGCCGGCCGCGGTCTGCCACCGGTCGAGAACTTCGCGAGCCGCGCCGGCTTCGGCGTCGAGGGGAGCGTCGCCGGCCGTTTCGTCACGGTGGGGCGTCCGGGGGCCATCGCCGACCGGGGGCTGGTGCTGCCCGAGGAGCTGGCCGAGGCGGTCGACGCCGCCGAGCGCGCGGGGCGCACCGTGGTGGTCGCCGACTGGGACGCCGAGGTGCGCGGCGTGTTGGTCGTCGCCGACATGCCCAAGCCCACGTCGAGGTCCGCGGTCGAGATGCTGCGCTCCCTCGGGTTGCGGGTGGTGCTGCTCACCGGAGACAACGCACGCACGGCCGCGGCGGTCGCCGCCGACGTGGGCATCGCCGCGGCGGACGTGATCTCCGAGGTGTTGCCTGCCGACAAGGTGAACCTGGTGCGCGCCCTCCAGTCGGAGGGTTCCGTCGTGGCGATGGTCGGTGACGGCGTCAACGACGCCGCGGCGCTCGCCCAGGCCGATCTCGGGGTGGCGATGGGGACCGGCGCCGACGCAGCCATCGAGGCCAGCGACCTGACCATCGTGAGCGGCGACTTGCGCAGCGCGGCCGATGCCATCCGCCTCGCCCGGCGCACCTTGGCCACGATCAAGGGCAACCTGTTCTGGGCCTTCGCCTACAACGTGGCCGCGCTGCCCCTGGCCGCCTTCGGGCTGCTCAACCCGGTGATCGCCGGCCTGGCGATGGCGCTGTCGAGCGTCTTCGTCGTCTCCAACAGCCTCCGCCTACGTCGGTTCCGCAGCGCCGTCGCCGGCTGA